From Saccharothrix espanaensis DSM 44229, the proteins below share one genomic window:
- a CDS encoding TRAP transporter permease yields the protein MSTKPQADVSELIAEYDEERPSRVLSRQWESGVWAATLGVALLVLKQVFWPFAKGGQYYLVIFLAVTLPLVFLCYRGWRGGNDPHVVDWVLAGLAFVVGAYPLFGGFDAFLDRQGQLTDLDVVAGSVLLLLVLEACRRTTGWVLPVVCIGFIAFAYYGGYLPPSWAISHAGVDFGQIINGFYNDATGFYGTPLDVAATYIVLFTIYGSVLNASGAGAFFVDISFSAFRKSRTAPGRTAATAGFLLGTVSGSGTATTVSLGAVTWPMLKKAGYPKENAGGLLAASGIGAILSPPTLGAAAFIIAEYLETSYLQVLAWAILPTLLYYLGIALAVEVDARRFGAKPVEVDVPGPWVLLRRGGYHFLSLAVIVVFLALDIPVYSAVVYATGVAAVFALVARRGDVRGWARAMVDSLALGVRSALPVIAVCAAAGVITSTITKTGLGQELASALVEVAGFASSDPAVVLFVTVVLAAVAVSVLGLAVPVTASFIISWVVIGPALIELGVAREEAAMFIFYYAVLSEVTPPTALAAVAAAAITGGDVMKTMWRTWKYTLPAFLVPLAFVLTDSGAGLLLRASVGDVLWAFGVSVVGVAALAVLTGGWMFGPARWPERLLCLPAAILLLFLQGWSVVVGVGFLLAAVGVHLLLPKVLVRGRERDA from the coding sequence CGGCAGTGGGAGTCAGGTGTTTGGGCGGCGACGCTCGGGGTGGCGTTGCTGGTGCTCAAGCAAGTTTTTTGGCCCTTCGCGAAGGGGGGTCAGTACTATCTCGTTATTTTTCTCGCGGTCACGCTGCCGCTGGTCTTTTTGTGTTATCGGGGGTGGCGCGGCGGGAACGATCCGCATGTCGTCGATTGGGTCTTGGCGGGTTTGGCGTTTGTGGTCGGCGCTTATCCGTTGTTTGGCGGGTTTGATGCGTTTTTGGACCGTCAGGGGCAGTTGACGGATCTGGACGTGGTGGCCGGGTCCGTGTTGTTGCTGTTGGTTCTGGAAGCCTGTCGGCGTACTACCGGGTGGGTGTTGCCGGTGGTGTGCATCGGGTTCATCGCGTTTGCTTATTATGGGGGGTATCTGCCGCCGTCCTGGGCGATTTCGCACGCGGGGGTGGATTTTGGGCAGATCATCAATGGGTTCTACAACGATGCCACCGGGTTCTACGGGACGCCGTTGGACGTGGCAGCCACCTATATCGTGCTTTTCACGATCTACGGGTCGGTGTTGAACGCTTCGGGAGCGGGGGCGTTCTTCGTCGATATCAGCTTTTCGGCGTTCCGGAAGTCGCGTACTGCTCCTGGGCGTACGGCGGCTACGGCCGGGTTCTTGTTGGGGACTGTTTCCGGGTCGGGTACGGCTACTACCGTTTCTCTGGGTGCCGTCACCTGGCCGATGTTGAAGAAGGCCGGGTACCCGAAGGAGAACGCCGGTGGGTTGCTGGCGGCTTCGGGGATCGGGGCGATCTTGTCGCCGCCGACGCTGGGGGCGGCGGCGTTCATCATCGCGGAGTACCTGGAGACTTCTTACCTGCAGGTGTTGGCCTGGGCGATCCTGCCCACTCTCTTGTACTACCTGGGCATCGCGCTGGCGGTGGAGGTCGACGCTCGTCGGTTCGGGGCCAAACCGGTCGAGGTCGACGTGCCGGGGCCTTGGGTGTTGCTCCGGCGGGGTGGGTACCACTTCTTGTCGCTTGCGGTGATCGTGGTTTTTCTGGCGTTGGACATTCCGGTGTATTCGGCCGTGGTCTACGCGACCGGAGTGGCTGCGGTTTTCGCGTTGGTGGCGCGGCGGGGGGACGTTCGCGGATGGGCGCGGGCGATGGTGGACTCGTTGGCGCTCGGGGTGCGCAGTGCGTTGCCGGTGATCGCTGTCTGTGCGGCGGCGGGGGTCATCACCTCGACCATCACCAAGACCGGGTTGGGGCAGGAGTTGGCCTCTGCCTTGGTCGAGGTCGCCGGGTTTGCTTCGTCGGATCCCGCTGTTGTTCTTTTCGTCACGGTCGTGTTGGCGGCTGTTGCGGTCAGCGTGTTGGGCTTGGCGGTTCCGGTTACGGCTTCCTTCATCATTTCGTGGGTGGTGATCGGGCCTGCGTTGATCGAGCTGGGGGTGGCTCGTGAAGAGGCCGCGATGTTCATCTTCTACTACGCCGTGCTGTCCGAGGTGACGCCGCCTACCGCGCTGGCCGCAGTGGCTGCTGCGGCGATCACCGGTGGCGATGTCATGAAGACCATGTGGCGTACGTGGAAGTACACGTTGCCGGCATTCCTGGTGCCACTTGCATTTGTGTTGACCGATAGCGGCGCCGGGTTGTTGTTGCGGGCGTCCGTGGGTGATGTGCTGTGGGCGTTTGGCGTTTCCGTGGTAGGGGTGGCGGCGTTGGCCGTTCTCACCGGGGGGTGGATGTTCGGGCCTGCGCGGTGGCCGGAACGGTTGCTCTGTCTGCCTGCGGCGATTCTTCTGCTGTTTCTTCAGGGCTGGTCTGTGGTTGTGGGGGTGGGTTTTTTGCTGGCTGCGGTCGGTGTGCACCTGCTTTTGCCGAAGGTCCTCGTACGGGGAAGGGAACGAGATGCGTAG